In Colwellia sp. PAMC 20917, a single genomic region encodes these proteins:
- a CDS encoding response regulator — translation MTKVLVVDDSNSIRNMVSFTLKSAGYEATEAVDGLEGLNKGKAGSFDLVISDVNMPNMDGITLCKELRQLPQFKFTPILMLTTESSTEMKMRGKTAGATGWLVKPFNPEKLLATIKRVVR, via the coding sequence ATGACCAAAGTTTTAGTTGTTGATGACTCAAATTCAATCAGAAATATGGTGAGTTTTACCCTGAAAAGTGCAGGATATGAAGCCACTGAAGCAGTAGATGGCCTAGAAGGGCTTAATAAAGGAAAAGCTGGAAGCTTTGATTTGGTTATCTCCGACGTCAACATGCCGAATATGGACGGTATTACCCTTTGCAAAGAATTACGACAACTACCCCAATTTAAATTCACCCCTATTTTAATGTTAACCACTGAAAGCTCTACTGAAATGAAAATGCGTGGTAAAACCGCTGGTGCAACCGGTTGGTTAGTTAAGCCATTTAATCCAGAGAAGTTACTGGCAACCATTAAACGCGTTGTAAGGTGA
- a CDS encoding STAS domain-containing protein, which produces MEDSTIKLPSELTIAQVDKYRNIFLDIIDKNDVLVIDDSRLKRIDTVGVQLLLSTITCIAFQQKTLTWHSKSDAIKESIKQLGLNEAIFTQYLNV; this is translated from the coding sequence TTGGAAGATTCAACAATAAAATTACCATCAGAGTTGACCATTGCTCAAGTGGATAAATACAGAAATATATTTCTCGATATTATTGATAAAAATGATGTTTTAGTGATTGATGATAGTCGTTTAAAACGAATTGATACTGTTGGGGTGCAACTCTTACTTTCCACGATTACTTGCATAGCTTTTCAACAAAAAACACTGACTTGGCACTCAAAATCCGATGCTATAAAAGAAAGCATAAAACAACTGGGCTTAAATGAAGCCATTTTTACTCAATATTTGAATGTTTAA